The Kineothrix sp. MB12-C1 genome includes a window with the following:
- a CDS encoding cysteine-rich KTR domain-containing protein, whose product MQGYKWYICPKCGRGKLFPFRQDTKVENFPGYCKRCKQESIITIEPKSRIVNS is encoded by the coding sequence ATGCAGGGTTATAAATGGTACATATGCCCGAAGTGCGGAAGAGGAAAGCTTTTCCCATTCCGGCAAGATACGAAAGTAGAGAACTTTCCGGGGTACTGTAAAAGGTGCAAACAAGAATCCATAATAACAATAGAGCCTAAGAGCCGTATAGTTAATTCCTAA
- a CDS encoding major capsid protein produces MAITLAEAKVGMADKVNQNVVDEFRRDSFLLDKLIFDDAVSPGTGGSTLTYGYVQLQTPSTAERRDINTEYENNEAKRVKKTADLDIFGGSFKIDRVLQNTSGAIDEIDFQMKQKIKAASNLFHYLVVNGSTSNSNGFKKCNFDGIRKLLSGSSTEKSAEAIDLTTVEMIDKYMFSFVLMINKWLQGLGDKPDMLLMNGDMIAIMQYIGQKMGYYERTKDDFGRDVTTYKGIPMLDAGKYYDGTSNKEVNCVSTDDATGNSSLIALKIGLDAFHGISPKETSAIIKSYLPDLNAPGAVKTGEAELVAGVVLKNTKMAGILNDIKIQPTE; encoded by the coding sequence ATGGCTATTACATTAGCAGAAGCAAAAGTCGGCATGGCTGACAAAGTAAATCAGAACGTAGTAGATGAGTTCCGCAGGGACTCCTTCCTTCTGGATAAGTTAATATTTGATGATGCGGTATCGCCGGGAACCGGCGGAAGTACACTGACATATGGATATGTTCAGCTCCAGACACCTTCTACGGCTGAAAGACGTGATATTAATACGGAATACGAGAACAATGAGGCAAAGAGAGTAAAGAAAACGGCTGATTTAGATATTTTCGGTGGTTCGTTCAAGATTGACCGAGTATTACAGAACACATCCGGCGCGATTGATGAAATTGATTTCCAGATGAAGCAGAAGATTAAAGCAGCATCTAACTTGTTCCATTATCTTGTTGTAAACGGCTCGACTTCGAACTCAAACGGATTTAAGAAGTGCAACTTTGACGGCATCAGAAAGCTGCTATCCGGTTCTTCTACTGAGAAATCTGCAGAAGCGATTGATTTGACTACAGTAGAAATGATAGATAAGTATATGTTTTCTTTCGTACTCATGATTAACAAATGGCTACAGGGGTTGGGTGATAAGCCTGATATGTTGCTGATGAATGGGGATATGATTGCGATTATGCAGTATATTGGACAGAAAATGGGCTATTACGAACGTACTAAGGATGATTTTGGTCGTGATGTAACCACTTACAAGGGAATACCAATGTTAGATGCCGGAAAGTATTACGATGGAACATCAAATAAAGAGGTTAACTGTGTATCTACTGATGATGCGACAGGAAATTCTTCGCTCATTGCCTTAAAAATAGGCTTAGATGCTTTCCACGGTATATCTCCTAAAGAAACTAGCGCAATCATTAAGTCTTATCTGCCTGATTTAAACGCTCCCGGAGCTGTAAAGACTGGTGAGGCGGAGCTTGTGGCCGGTGTTGTACTTAAAAATACCAAGATGGCCGGAATATTGAACGACATCAAAATTCAGCCTACAGAATAA
- a CDS encoding phage scaffolding protein — protein MKREDLEKLGLTKEQIDSVCDLNNADMQPLKDDLQKSKDDLSVATEKIEATESALEKFKGVNPEALNKEIAELKLNLEKKDAEHASELADREFNNLLKESIISAKGKDSEKIMKLLDIDTLKSSKNQKDDVAAAIKSLSEDDVTKGMFGEPEAKPVGTGDIVGHVQKGTTPTAETLKGAIAEHYKQ, from the coding sequence ATGAAAAGAGAAGATTTAGAAAAGTTAGGATTAACCAAAGAGCAGATTGACAGTGTGTGTGATCTCAATAATGCTGATATGCAGCCATTAAAAGATGATTTGCAAAAGTCGAAGGATGATTTGAGTGTTGCTACTGAAAAGATAGAAGCCACGGAATCTGCCTTAGAAAAGTTTAAAGGCGTTAATCCAGAAGCACTTAACAAGGAAATAGCTGAATTGAAATTGAACTTGGAGAAAAAGGACGCAGAACACGCTTCTGAGTTGGCTGATCGCGAGTTTAATAATCTTTTGAAAGAAAGTATTATATCGGCCAAAGGTAAAGACTCTGAAAAAATCATGAAGCTATTGGATATTGATACCTTGAAATCATCCAAAAACCAGAAAGATGATGTGGCGGCAGCCATTAAGTCATTATCAGAGGACGATGTTACAAAAGGCATGTTCGGTGAGCCAGAAGCTAAGCCGGTGGGAACGGGTGACATTGTAGGTCATGTGCAAAAGGGAACTACACCGACAGCAGAAACACTAAAGGGTGCTATTGCAGAGCATTACAAACAATAA